A genomic window from Alkalihalobacillus sp. AL-G includes:
- a CDS encoding tripartite tricarboxylate transporter TctB family protein — protein MFHTVNRKVSIALLLLAIFYLVLSFKLPSYAYVPVDSDLVPIGLGFILIGLSVALFFQKDYEKEEHEERIPRKELPIVLGVVGFIIFYIFLLEIIGFILVTVLFLFFCSLFLGYRKHMINAAVSLAVPILIYILFDSFLKVQLPMGILPF, from the coding sequence GTGTTTCATACAGTCAACAGAAAAGTTTCTATTGCCCTATTGCTTTTGGCTATATTTTATCTTGTGTTAAGTTTTAAGCTTCCTTCTTATGCATATGTTCCAGTTGACTCAGATCTCGTACCAATTGGACTTGGCTTTATTTTAATAGGGTTATCGGTAGCTCTATTCTTTCAAAAGGACTACGAAAAAGAAGAACATGAGGAACGTATTCCAAGAAAAGAACTTCCTATTGTTTTAGGTGTAGTAGGATTCATTATTTTTTACATTTTTCTTCTTGAAATAATCGGTTTTATCCTCGTTACGGTGTTATTCCTTTTCTTTTGTTCCTTATTTCTTGGTTATAGGAAGCACATGATCAATGCAGCAGTTTCACTTGCTGTACCGATATTGATTTATATATTATTTGACTCATTTTTAAAAGTTCAACTACCAATGGGAATATTGCCGTTTTAA
- a CDS encoding tripartite tricarboxylate transporter substrate binding protein, with protein sequence MKKLLFTFILIFLMIFAAACSSGGGEEANGSGDGTWTPEKPIEIVAPGGAGGGWDTTARMAAKVFEEAGIIEQDIGVVNKPGGGGAVGWAYITEKNNPHNIFVNSPPILLVPLNGQSEYGHEDFTPIANVIADYGAFAVKADAKWDNLNELFEDMKKDPSSITVVGASSPGSMDHIQFVKIAKAAGVDITKIKYVSDQDGGALTSLLNGSVDVYSTGIAETVEQVKAGKIRVLGITAPERLEGETLSEFPTAKEQGIDATFVNWRGFFGPPNMDEAALKFYEEKFKELSESEEFADIRSKFGWADMYMNSQEYTEFLDKEKKEIKSLLDELGLGK encoded by the coding sequence GTGAAGAAACTATTATTTACATTTATACTAATCTTTCTCATGATCTTTGCAGCGGCTTGTTCTTCAGGTGGCGGTGAAGAAGCCAATGGATCTGGAGATGGCACTTGGACACCAGAAAAACCGATTGAAATTGTTGCACCAGGCGGAGCTGGTGGTGGATGGGATACAACAGCTCGTATGGCAGCAAAGGTATTTGAAGAAGCAGGAATTATTGAGCAAGATATTGGTGTTGTGAACAAGCCAGGTGGTGGTGGAGCCGTTGGCTGGGCATACATCACGGAAAAAAATAACCCACACAATATTTTCGTGAACTCTCCTCCAATCCTTCTCGTTCCGTTAAATGGACAGTCTGAGTATGGACATGAGGATTTCACACCAATTGCTAACGTGATTGCAGACTATGGTGCATTTGCGGTAAAAGCGGATGCTAAGTGGGATAACTTGAATGAATTGTTTGAGGATATGAAGAAGGATCCATCAAGTATTACAGTAGTAGGCGCCTCTTCCCCAGGAAGTATGGACCACATCCAATTCGTGAAAATCGCGAAAGCAGCGGGTGTAGATATTACGAAAATCAAATATGTATCTGACCAAGATGGTGGTGCTTTGACTTCCCTGCTTAATGGAAGTGTAGATGTTTACTCTACTGGTATTGCCGAAACGGTTGAGCAGGTAAAGGCTGGTAAGATCCGTGTACTTGGCATTACGGCTCCAGAACGTTTAGAGGGAGAGACGCTTTCTGAATTCCCGACGGCAAAAGAACAAGGAATTGACGCTACTTTTGTTAACTGGCGTGGTTTCTTTGGACCTCCAAACATGGATGAAGCGGCACTGAAATTCTATGAAGAGAAATTCAAGGAATTAAGTGAGTCTGAAGAGTTTGCAGATATTCGCAGCAAATTCGGATGGGCCGACATGTACATGAACAGTCAAGAATACACAGAGTTCTTGGATAAGGAAAAGAAAGAGATTAAAAGTTTATTAGATGAATTAGGTTTAGGAAAATAA
- a CDS encoding response regulator, with product MIHVVIAEDDFRVAGIHEKFLSKVTGVKIVGKAINGNDTLQLVKEHHVDLILLDIYMPDALGTDLISELRALNSNIDIIMISAATEKEMVEESLRNGVFDYIIKPVKMNRFIATLERYKRTKKELDVRDELDQTFLDDYFGFANSTVKTEKQTPKGIDPLTLEKVKNRLSEIGSAITAEEMGKNIGASRTTARRYLEHLISVGEGEAELVYGIVGRPERKYRLKSF from the coding sequence ATGATTCATGTTGTGATTGCAGAAGATGACTTTCGAGTCGCAGGCATACATGAGAAGTTTCTATCAAAAGTAACAGGGGTAAAAATTGTTGGTAAGGCTATAAACGGGAATGACACGTTACAGCTGGTAAAAGAACATCATGTTGACTTGATTTTGTTAGATATATACATGCCCGACGCACTTGGAACTGATCTTATTTCAGAACTTCGAGCCTTGAACTCCAATATTGATATCATCATGATATCAGCTGCCACAGAAAAAGAAATGGTTGAAGAGTCTTTACGGAATGGTGTTTTCGATTATATTATTAAACCAGTTAAAATGAACCGGTTCATCGCGACATTAGAACGATATAAACGTACAAAAAAAGAGCTGGATGTTAGGGATGAATTAGATCAAACCTTTTTGGATGATTATTTTGGATTTGCAAATTCAACAGTCAAAACTGAAAAGCAAACACCAAAAGGAATCGACCCGTTGACGCTTGAAAAGGTGAAAAATCGTTTAAGTGAAATCGGCTCTGCGATCACTGCGGAGGAGATGGGAAAAAATATTGGAGCATCCCGTACAACAGCAAGGAGATACCTGGAGCACCTTATCTCGGTAGGTGAGGGGGAAGCGGAGCTCGTATACGGGATTGTCGGACGCCCGGAAAGAAAATATAGACTGAAATCCTTTTAA